The Herbaspirillum sp. DW155 genomic interval GCAGCAGGCAGGCGGACAACCCGGCAAACGCAGCATCTTGAAGGCAGGGCAGACACGACATCATGGCTTATCAATTCGATTTTCTTTCCACGCTCGACTACACCGACGTCATCGTCAAGGGTGTGGCGACCACCACCGAGCTTATCGCCATCGGCGGCGTGCTGGGCGTGGCCGTGGGCATCTTCGGTGCCTGGGCACGCACGCAGGGGCCGGGCTGGCTCAAACCCATCGTCAGCGCTTATGTGGAGATCATCCGCAATACGCCCTTCCTGGTGCAGCTGTTCTTCATCTTCTTCGGCCTGCCTTCGCTGGACATCCACATCAGCGAAATCACCGCCGCCATCCTGGCCATGGTGATCAACCTGGGCGCCTACAGCACCGAGATCATCCGTGCCGGCGTGCAGGCCATCCCGCGCGGGCAGATCGAGGCGGCGCAATCGCTGTCGATGTCGCGCAGCCAGATCTTCCGCCACATCATCCTGCGCCCGGCGCTGCAGAAGATCTGGCCGGCGCTGTCCTCGCAGGTGGTCATCGTCATGCTGGGCTCGGCGGTGTGTTCGCAGATCGCGGTGGAAGAACTGTCCTTCGCGGCCAACTACATCCAGGGCCGCAACTTCCGCGCCTTTGAAGCCTACATCGTCGCCACCGCCATCTATCTGGTGCTGGCCATCCTGCTGCGCCAGCTGCTGCGCCTGATCGGCCACTACTTCATCACCGCCCGGAGGACCGCATGATTTCGTTCACCACCTGGGATATCGTCCGCAACCTCATGCTGGCCTGGCGCTGGACCATTCTCCTGTCGCTGGTCACCTTCCTGCTGGGCGGCGCGCTGGGCCTGGTCATCCTCTTCATGCGCACCTCGCGCCAGAACTGGCTGCGCCAGATCGCACGGCTCTACATCGAACTGTTCCAGGGCACGCCGCTGCTGATGCAGCTGTTCCTGGTCTTCTTTGGCATCGCACTGTTCGGTATCGAGGTACCCGCCTGGCTGGCGGCCGGGCTGGCGCTGATGTGCTGGAGCGCCTCGTATCTGGCCGAAATCTGGCGCGGCTGCGTGGAAGCCATTCCCAAGGGGCAGTGGGAAGCCTCCTCGGTGCTGGCCATGGGCTACTTCCAGCAGATGCGCTACATCGTGCTGCCGCAGGCTTTCCGTATTGCGATTGCACCGACGGTGGGATTTGGCGTGCAGATCATCAAGTCCACGGCGGTGACTTCCATCATCGGCTTCATCGAATTGTCCAAGGCAGGTACCGTCATCACCAATGCCACCTTCCGCCCCTTCACGGTGTTTGCCATCGTGGGCGCCTTCTACTTCGTGCTTTGCTGGCCGCTGTCCAAGTACAGCCAGTCTTTAGAAAGGAAATACAATGCCGCTCATCGCCATTGATAACGTCAAGAAACGCTTCGGCGACAACGAAGTCCTCAAGGGCATCAGCCTGGACGTCGAACCGGGTGAAGTGATCGCCATCATCGGCAAGAGCGGCTCGGGCAAGTCCACTCTCCTGCGCTGTATCAACGGCCTGGAGAGCATCGACGAAGGCAACATCAGCGTGGCCGGCGCCAAGCTGGGGGCGAGCGAACTGGAACTGCGCAACCTTCGGCTGAAGGTCGGCATGATCTTCCAGCAGTTCAATCTGTTCCCGCATCTCTCGGTGGGGCGCAACGTAATGATTGCGCCGATGATCGTCAAGGGCACGAGCGAAGCCGAGGCCATGGCGACGGCCAAGGCCAATCTGGAAAAGGTTGGTCTGGGTCACAAGTTCGATGCCTATCCGGACCAGCTCTCCGGCGGCCAGCAGCAGCGCGTGGCGATTGCACGTGCGCTGTCGATGAACCCGCAGGCCCTGCTGTGCGACGAGATCACCTCGGCGCTGGACCCGGAACTGGTCAATGAAGTGCTGACCGTCATGCGCGGCCTGGCCAAGGAGGGCATGACGCTGTTGATGGTGACGCACGAGATGCGCTTTGCGCGCGAGGTCTGCAACCGGCTGGTGTTCATGCACCAGGGCAAGGTGCATGAGATCGGCCCGCCGGAGGAATTGTTCGGCAATCCCAAGACGCCGGAATTGCAGCAGTTCATCGGGATGACGCAGGGGGCTTGAAACCTGCGCTGGCTGCGGTTCTGCCGGTCAAGCTTGCAACGGTCTGATCAATCCGTTTTTACGCATCATCTGCAATCAAAAAGCCCCGGCTGAAACCGGGGCTTTTGCAGGATGCGATAACGCCATCGCAACTCACCGCTCCACTTCACACACCTTCCGGTCATTCTCATAAAACACCACCGGCCCCGTGGTGAAGCGATCCTTGGGAATGGACACCATCAGATAGTCCTTGACGCGATATGAGGCGCCCGAAGCCGGTGCGCGATAGAGATAGTTCAGCCGCAGGGAGCCGTCGCGCAAACGCACCGACAGCGGCGTGAAAACGTGCGGCCGCTCGGCGGCGTCGGGGGCGGTCATGCTGCGTGCCACCACCAGATATTGCTTGCGCTCGAAATGATCGGACGAAGGTCCGAAGGGGCGCTTGTCGTTCATCACCGGGGCCGGCTGCATCCAGCGGTCCCATTCTTCGCGGCTGCGGATCAGGGCGCAGAAGACCGGCTGGCGCTGTTCATCCCAGTTCCT includes:
- a CDS encoding amino acid ABC transporter ATP-binding protein is translated as MPLIAIDNVKKRFGDNEVLKGISLDVEPGEVIAIIGKSGSGKSTLLRCINGLESIDEGNISVAGAKLGASELELRNLRLKVGMIFQQFNLFPHLSVGRNVMIAPMIVKGTSEAEAMATAKANLEKVGLGHKFDAYPDQLSGGQQQRVAIARALSMNPQALLCDEITSALDPELVNEVLTVMRGLAKEGMTLLMVTHEMRFAREVCNRLVFMHQGKVHEIGPPEELFGNPKTPELQQFIGMTQGA
- a CDS encoding amino acid ABC transporter permease, producing the protein MISFTTWDIVRNLMLAWRWTILLSLVTFLLGGALGLVILFMRTSRQNWLRQIARLYIELFQGTPLLMQLFLVFFGIALFGIEVPAWLAAGLALMCWSASYLAEIWRGCVEAIPKGQWEASSVLAMGYFQQMRYIVLPQAFRIAIAPTVGFGVQIIKSTAVTSIIGFIELSKAGTVITNATFRPFTVFAIVGAFYFVLCWPLSKYSQSLERKYNAAHRH
- a CDS encoding amino acid ABC transporter permease; translated protein: MAYQFDFLSTLDYTDVIVKGVATTTELIAIGGVLGVAVGIFGAWARTQGPGWLKPIVSAYVEIIRNTPFLVQLFFIFFGLPSLDIHISEITAAILAMVINLGAYSTEIIRAGVQAIPRGQIEAAQSLSMSRSQIFRHIILRPALQKIWPALSSQVVIVMLGSAVCSQIAVEELSFAANYIQGRNFRAFEAYIVATAIYLVLAILLRQLLRLIGHYFITARRTA